One Burkholderia pyrrocinia DNA segment encodes these proteins:
- a CDS encoding DUF2341 domain-containing protein, translating into MKRVLFFLLAVMLGVLPGIANAWWQNDWSYRKAITIDASVKGANLAESAGRVPLLIRLHSGNFQFDGLADNGADIRFVAGDDKTPLNYHIEQYDPVLGVALIWVDIPTMPAGAAESIWMYYGNKKAPDGGKPAETFDADYTLVYHFNGAAGAPPKDATAYGNNAQNATFRTVEDGIVGKGVRFDGSGSLTLPASPSLNLAAGGSFTFSAWVKPSALAPNTVLYSRRDGANALLIGLDNDVPFAEVDGGASSPAPVRTPAAAPVAANQWTYLAVTADGKNLTVYVNGKQAAQVAATLPALNGAATIGADATGAPAGLAAYAGALDELRLSKIARSPAALAVDALAQGSESKLVAYGADEKQSGFGFGYFGVIVQSVTIDAWVVIAILLGMALVSWIVMWTKARYVGTVDKANQYFVQRFREVAGRHLVGLAHVDEASADGRRLYQSSLYRLYKAGVHEIHSRVDGNGRTVITSESIEAIRASMDATLVRENQRLSKSMVLLTIAISGGPFLGLLGTVVGVMITFAAIAAAGDVNVNAIAPGIAAALLATVTGLFVAIPALFGYNYLLIRNKNVTANMQVFVDEFVTRLAEAHRTPDHAVLAD; encoded by the coding sequence GTGAAGCGAGTCTTGTTTTTCCTGTTGGCGGTGATGCTCGGCGTGCTGCCCGGCATCGCGAACGCATGGTGGCAGAACGACTGGTCGTACCGGAAGGCGATCACGATCGACGCGAGCGTGAAGGGTGCCAATCTCGCGGAATCGGCCGGCCGCGTGCCGCTGCTGATCCGCCTGCACTCGGGCAACTTCCAGTTCGACGGGCTGGCCGACAACGGCGCCGATATCCGCTTCGTCGCCGGCGACGACAAGACGCCGCTGAATTACCACATCGAGCAATACGATCCGGTGCTTGGCGTCGCCCTGATCTGGGTCGACATTCCGACGATGCCGGCCGGTGCCGCGGAGTCGATCTGGATGTACTACGGCAACAAGAAGGCACCGGACGGCGGCAAGCCGGCCGAGACCTTCGATGCCGACTACACGCTCGTCTATCACTTCAACGGCGCGGCGGGCGCGCCGCCGAAGGACGCGACCGCATACGGCAACAACGCGCAGAACGCGACGTTCCGCACGGTCGAGGACGGCATCGTCGGCAAGGGCGTGCGATTCGACGGCAGCGGCTCGCTGACGTTGCCGGCGAGCCCGTCGCTGAACCTGGCCGCAGGCGGCAGCTTCACGTTCAGCGCGTGGGTGAAGCCGTCGGCGCTGGCGCCGAACACCGTGCTGTACAGCCGCCGCGACGGCGCGAACGCGCTGCTGATCGGTCTCGACAACGACGTGCCGTTCGCGGAAGTCGACGGTGGCGCCAGCAGCCCGGCGCCGGTGCGCACGCCGGCCGCCGCGCCGGTTGCGGCGAACCAGTGGACCTATCTGGCGGTCACGGCCGACGGCAAGAACCTGACCGTCTACGTGAACGGCAAGCAGGCCGCGCAGGTCGCGGCGACGCTGCCCGCGCTGAACGGCGCGGCGACGATCGGCGCGGATGCGACCGGCGCGCCGGCCGGCCTGGCCGCCTACGCGGGCGCGCTCGACGAACTGCGCTTGTCGAAGATCGCGCGCTCGCCGGCCGCGCTCGCCGTCGACGCGCTCGCGCAGGGCTCGGAATCGAAACTCGTCGCGTACGGCGCCGACGAGAAGCAGTCGGGTTTCGGCTTCGGCTACTTCGGCGTGATCGTGCAGTCGGTGACCATCGACGCGTGGGTCGTGATCGCGATCCTGCTCGGCATGGCGCTCGTGTCGTGGATCGTGATGTGGACGAAGGCGCGCTACGTCGGCACCGTCGACAAGGCGAACCAGTATTTCGTGCAGCGCTTTCGCGAAGTGGCCGGGCGACACCTGGTCGGTCTCGCGCATGTCGACGAAGCGAGCGCCGACGGCCGCCGGCTGTACCAGTCGTCGCTGTACCGGCTGTACAAGGCCGGTGTGCATGAAATCCACAGCCGCGTGGACGGCAACGGCCGCACGGTGATCACGTCCGAATCGATCGAGGCGATCCGCGCGTCGATGGATGCGACGCTCGTGCGCGAGAACCAGCGGCTGTCGAAATCGATGGTGCTGCTGACGATTGCGATTTCGGGCGGCCCGTTCCTCGGGCTGCTCGGCACGGTGGTCGGCGTGATGATCACGTTCGCGGCGATCGCGGCGGCCGGCGACGTGAACGTGAACGCGATCGCGCCGGGTATCGCGGCCGCGCTGCTCGCCACCGTCACCGGCCTGTTCGTCGCGATTCCCGCGCTGTTCGGCTACAACTACCTGCTGATCCGCAACAAGAACGTGACCGCGAACATGCAGGTGTTCGTCGACGAATTCGTCACGCGCCTCGCCGAAGCGCACCGCACGCCCGATCACGCGGTGCTGGCCGACTGA
- a CDS encoding ExbD/TolR family protein has product MQVQDDEKPYDDINITPMLDLAYVLLIIFIIMTTASVQGIKVDLPKASSSASLAKPKTKAITVADSGQVFLDAYPVTMDELESRLRTEKATNPEFPIVLKGDAAVQYQKVMDVLDLLRRLDLSQVGLVTGKAKQGG; this is encoded by the coding sequence ATGCAGGTTCAGGACGACGAAAAGCCGTACGACGACATCAACATCACGCCGATGCTCGACCTCGCGTACGTGCTGCTGATCATCTTCATCATCATGACGACCGCGTCGGTGCAGGGCATCAAGGTCGACCTGCCGAAGGCGAGCTCGTCCGCGAGTCTCGCGAAGCCGAAGACGAAGGCGATCACGGTCGCCGATTCGGGGCAGGTCTTCCTCGACGCGTACCCGGTGACGATGGACGAGCTCGAGAGCCGGCTGCGCACCGAGAAGGCGACCAACCCGGAATTCCCGATCGTGCTGAAAGGCGACGCGGCCGTGCAGTACCAGAAGGTCATGGACGTGCTCGACCTGCTGCGCCGTCTCGACCTGTCGCAGGTCGGGCTCGTGACCGGCAAGGCGAAGCAGGGCGGCTAG
- a CDS encoding TonB family protein — protein MEMTYNGGPPQKGPGRFVKPVAIALVLAGLAALIWHFAGDTAGVKRVSAPQVTTVIPLPPPPPPPKQKPPPEKVKEEVKTPVDRPTIAPKPSEAPKPSDNQPKQMTMNAPAQAGTDSFNIGAGDGSGMIGSGGGGKFGNASYAQYMVYVLQRAIEQDKGVQEAGGARFAGSLNLWMDASGRITKVTVAQSTGDAKIDAAVVAAVEALGKVDEVPPPATAYPVLVRLQGRKPA, from the coding sequence ATGGAAATGACCTATAACGGCGGCCCGCCGCAGAAAGGCCCCGGCCGCTTCGTGAAGCCGGTTGCGATCGCGCTGGTGCTCGCGGGGCTGGCCGCGCTGATCTGGCATTTCGCGGGCGATACCGCGGGCGTGAAGCGCGTGAGCGCGCCGCAGGTGACGACGGTGATTCCGCTGCCGCCGCCCCCGCCGCCGCCGAAACAGAAGCCGCCGCCCGAGAAGGTGAAGGAAGAGGTCAAGACGCCGGTCGACCGGCCGACGATCGCGCCGAAGCCGTCCGAGGCGCCGAAGCCGTCGGACAACCAGCCGAAGCAGATGACGATGAATGCGCCCGCGCAGGCCGGCACCGACAGCTTCAACATCGGCGCGGGAGACGGCTCGGGGATGATCGGCAGCGGCGGGGGCGGCAAGTTCGGCAATGCGAGCTACGCGCAATACATGGTGTACGTGCTGCAGCGCGCGATCGAGCAGGACAAGGGCGTGCAGGAGGCCGGCGGCGCGCGTTTCGCGGGCAGCCTGAACCTGTGGATGGATGCGTCCGGGCGGATCACGAAGGTGACGGTCGCGCAGTCGACCGGCGACGCGAAGATCGATGCGGCCGTGGTCGCGGCGGTCGAGGCGCTCGGCAAGGTCGACGAGGTGCCGCCGCCCGCGACCGCGTATCCGGTGCTCGTCCGGCTCCAGGGTCGCAAGCCGGCATGA
- a CDS encoding putative porin, translating to MIRKMNGRGGVPRNGVLTARLSRVGAAVLTLGLTCASAAHGQSLEAQAASGKAAPTESVVINLINLLVKRGVLTQQNANELISEARTEAVQARAARGSGGPVVAGAAVVNPPTQPGDVAVPYVPQLVRDQIRDQVKQEVIAQAKAENWAQPNTFPDWVSRIKLDGDLRVRDEYHFYGSRNANNVTNFAAINQGGGFDVNTNTNNTQLPTQNTTQNRNNLLRYRARLGVTATLSDDMIAGIQLASGNDNGPVSTTSTAGGGFAKKNIWLNKAFFAYRPTSWLNLTAGRFDNPFFKSDLVFSDDLMMDGLAANLRHALPWNPDVTLFGTLGVFPIQYTSENFPSNSTDKAGSDTKWMFGAQFGADWKIDAKNRLRGAVAYYDFQNMRGTLSSPCALSFGATNCSTDNEAPAFMQGGNTLIALRNIVQNPQLAPGMTPQPQLFGLAYNYRLLDLKAQWDTVVADRFKLRLDGEYVRNLAYNDNKAFAAASLPVNNYESTSVNATRADYRSGPNGFLAKATIGEPEPREKGQWNFSVAYKYLQPDAVLDAFNDPDFHLGGTNARGYVIGAAYAVARDTWVSARYLSSKEVYGPPVSIDVLQIELNARF from the coding sequence ATGATTCGGAAGATGAACGGACGGGGTGGGGTGCCCCGCAACGGCGTGCTGACCGCGCGCCTGTCGCGTGTCGGCGCGGCGGTGCTGACGCTCGGGCTGACGTGCGCGTCCGCCGCGCACGGGCAATCGCTCGAGGCGCAGGCAGCGTCGGGCAAGGCCGCGCCGACGGAGAGCGTGGTGATCAACCTGATCAACCTGCTCGTCAAGCGCGGCGTGCTCACGCAGCAGAACGCGAACGAGCTGATCAGCGAGGCGCGCACGGAAGCCGTGCAGGCGAGGGCCGCGCGTGGGTCCGGCGGGCCGGTGGTGGCCGGTGCCGCCGTGGTCAACCCGCCGACGCAGCCGGGCGACGTCGCGGTGCCGTACGTGCCGCAGCTCGTGCGCGACCAGATCCGCGACCAGGTGAAGCAGGAAGTGATCGCGCAGGCGAAGGCCGAGAACTGGGCGCAGCCGAACACGTTCCCCGACTGGGTGTCGCGCATCAAGCTCGACGGCGACTTGCGCGTGCGCGACGAATACCACTTCTACGGCAGCCGCAACGCGAACAACGTGACGAACTTCGCGGCGATCAACCAGGGCGGCGGGTTCGACGTCAACACGAACACCAACAACACACAGCTGCCGACCCAGAACACCACGCAGAACCGCAACAACCTGCTGCGCTACCGCGCACGGCTCGGCGTGACGGCGACGCTGTCCGACGACATGATCGCCGGGATCCAGCTCGCGAGCGGCAACGACAACGGGCCCGTGTCGACCACGTCGACCGCCGGCGGCGGCTTCGCGAAGAAGAACATCTGGCTGAACAAGGCGTTCTTCGCGTACCGGCCGACGTCGTGGCTGAACCTGACGGCCGGCCGTTTCGACAATCCGTTCTTCAAGTCGGACCTGGTGTTCTCCGACGACCTGATGATGGACGGGCTTGCCGCGAACCTGCGCCATGCGCTGCCGTGGAATCCGGACGTCACGCTGTTCGGCACGCTCGGCGTGTTCCCGATCCAGTACACGAGCGAGAACTTCCCGTCGAACAGCACCGACAAGGCCGGCAGCGACACGAAGTGGATGTTCGGCGCGCAGTTCGGCGCGGACTGGAAGATCGATGCGAAGAACCGGCTGCGCGGCGCGGTCGCGTACTACGACTTCCAGAACATGCGCGGCACGCTGTCGTCGCCGTGTGCGCTGTCTTTCGGCGCGACGAACTGCAGCACCGACAACGAGGCGCCCGCGTTCATGCAGGGCGGCAATACGCTGATCGCGCTGCGCAACATCGTGCAGAACCCGCAACTCGCGCCGGGGATGACGCCGCAGCCGCAGCTCTTCGGGCTCGCGTACAACTACCGGCTGCTCGACCTGAAGGCGCAGTGGGACACGGTGGTGGCCGACCGCTTCAAGCTGCGCCTGGACGGCGAATACGTGCGCAACCTCGCGTACAACGACAACAAGGCGTTCGCGGCGGCGTCGCTGCCGGTCAACAACTACGAATCGACGTCGGTGAACGCGACGCGTGCCGACTACCGCAGCGGCCCGAACGGCTTCCTCGCGAAGGCGACGATCGGCGAGCCGGAGCCGCGCGAGAAGGGCCAGTGGAATTTCTCGGTCGCGTACAAGTACCTGCAGCCGGACGCCGTGCTCGACGCGTTCAACGATCCCGACTTCCATCTCGGCGGCACCAACGCGCGCGGCTACGTGATCGGCGCCGCGTACGCGGTCGCACGCGACACGTGGGTGTCGGCCCGCTACCTGAGCTCGAAGGAAGTGTACGGGCCGCCGGTCTCGATCGACGTGCTGCAGATCGAGCTCAATGCTCGCTTCTGA
- a CDS encoding YbjN domain-containing protein, with amino-acid sequence MQDKQPNAGDERAAHDAPIEAISAERLADVLRRAGYRVTAAEQNGTVQLMSASQGIGFAVRFGNPATALVPHGADAQAAALPYIDYTLSCVLQVQGELPAELVADWNRTKRFARLASHGAFLALEMDVVVAGGVSERYLRSTIELWDRLIQEFLLHLRNRPAMAEQEAAASEPAAVPAEAPASASAAREAVAQS; translated from the coding sequence ATGCAAGACAAGCAACCGAACGCCGGCGACGAACGCGCGGCACACGATGCGCCGATCGAAGCGATCAGCGCCGAGCGCCTCGCCGACGTGCTGCGCCGCGCGGGCTACCGCGTGACGGCCGCCGAGCAGAACGGCACGGTGCAATTGATGAGCGCGAGCCAGGGCATCGGCTTCGCGGTGCGCTTCGGCAATCCGGCCACGGCACTCGTGCCGCATGGCGCCGATGCGCAGGCCGCCGCGCTGCCGTATATCGACTACACGCTGTCGTGCGTGCTGCAGGTGCAGGGCGAATTGCCGGCCGAACTCGTTGCGGACTGGAACCGGACCAAGCGCTTTGCGCGTCTCGCGAGCCACGGGGCGTTTCTCGCGCTGGAGATGGACGTCGTCGTCGCGGGCGGCGTGTCCGAGCGCTACCTGCGCTCGACGATCGAGCTGTGGGATCGGTTGATCCAGGAATTCCTGCTGCACCTGCGCAACCGGCCCGCGATGGCCGAGCAGGAAGCGGCGGCGAGCGAACCGGCGGCGGTTCCGGCTGAGGCTCCGGCTTCGGCTTCGGCTGCACGCGAGGCCGTCGCGCAGTCGTGA
- a CDS encoding peptidylprolyl isomerase, which translates to MMTKVKTLAMLAGSLALSAPLAAHAQDDVIANAAQASVTQADIAGLLKAVSPEGRERLAADPAALDQVVRSTLAQKAVLAEAKSKGWDQQAQVQAAVEQAQRDIVARSYLTSVSAPPADYPSDAEIQSAYDRNPAAFTAPRALHVAQIYLAVPPNADVATLDKARKQAADLANRARSGDFAALAKANSQDKASAANGGDLGFVPDSLMLPAVRQAADALKPGQVSAPIRTPAGFHVVKLIDVRAAAPRPLAGVKEQLRAMLRAQRTQQNAQAYLAKLAANAPINEDALKKALASAR; encoded by the coding sequence ATGATGACGAAAGTGAAGACGCTGGCAATGCTGGCGGGCAGTCTCGCGCTGAGCGCGCCGCTTGCCGCGCACGCACAGGACGACGTGATCGCGAACGCCGCGCAGGCGTCGGTCACGCAGGCCGACATCGCGGGGCTGTTGAAGGCGGTGAGCCCCGAAGGGCGCGAACGCCTCGCGGCCGACCCCGCGGCGCTGGACCAGGTCGTGCGTTCGACGCTGGCGCAGAAGGCCGTGCTGGCCGAGGCGAAATCGAAGGGCTGGGACCAGCAGGCGCAGGTGCAGGCGGCCGTCGAGCAGGCGCAGCGCGACATCGTCGCGCGCAGCTATCTCACGTCGGTGAGTGCACCGCCGGCCGACTATCCGTCGGACGCGGAGATCCAGTCCGCGTATGACAGGAACCCTGCGGCGTTCACCGCGCCGCGCGCGCTGCACGTCGCGCAGATCTACCTCGCGGTGCCGCCGAACGCGGATGTCGCGACGCTCGACAAGGCGCGCAAGCAGGCGGCCGATCTTGCGAACCGCGCACGCAGCGGCGATTTCGCGGCACTCGCGAAGGCGAACTCGCAGGACAAGGCGAGCGCCGCGAACGGCGGCGATCTCGGCTTCGTGCCCGACTCGTTGATGTTGCCGGCCGTCCGGCAGGCGGCCGACGCGCTGAAGCCGGGCCAGGTCTCCGCGCCGATCCGGACGCCGGCCGGCTTTCACGTCGTGAAGCTGATCGACGTACGCGCGGCTGCGCCGCGCCCGCTGGCCGGCGTGAAGGAGCAGTTGCGCGCGATGCTGCGCGCGCAGCGCACGCAGCAGAATGCGCAGGCGTATCTGGCGAAGCTGGCCGCGAACGCGCCGATCAACGAAGACGCGCTGAAGAAAGCGCTCGCGTCGGCCCGGTAG
- a CDS encoding Do family serine endopeptidase: MKAGKHTGRAVVLRAIAGVFAFACACSTAPAVERSVQAGAAPPTVALPNFAALVRRVGPAVVNISVTREVTQMGIQLPPGIAPDHPLAPFLARRVIGNREEVSLGSGFIVSADGVILTNRHVVGDAADIDVKLTDKRQFKGRVIGSDPVSDVAVIRIDAHNLPVVETGDPARTEVGDWVMAIGSPYGFANTVTQGIVSAKSRSLPGERAIPFIQTDVPINPGNSGGPLFDLGGRVIAINSMIFSKTGGYQGLAFAIPIDIALDVKDQLLRTGKVTRGRLGVAVQEVSQALARSFGLASPDGALITMVEPDGPAAHAGLQAGDVVLAVDGKPVAESADLLGTVAGMRAGRQADLLVWRAGRAMHVVATVGAFDSGTASTGGEQGPARFGLALRAATEQERQRLGVGQALVVEQASGQAARAGLQPGDIVLSVNGTPVASIGALMTEIDAAHGNVALLVQRGGTRLYVPIEIG; the protein is encoded by the coding sequence ATGAAAGCGGGCAAGCACACGGGCCGGGCGGTGGTGCTGCGGGCGATCGCGGGCGTGTTCGCGTTCGCCTGCGCGTGCTCGACGGCACCGGCCGTGGAGCGATCCGTGCAGGCGGGGGCCGCACCGCCGACCGTCGCGCTGCCGAACTTCGCCGCGCTGGTCCGGCGCGTCGGCCCGGCCGTCGTCAACATCAGCGTCACGCGCGAAGTCACGCAGATGGGCATCCAGTTGCCGCCCGGCATCGCGCCCGATCATCCGCTCGCACCGTTTCTCGCGCGGCGCGTGATCGGCAACCGCGAGGAAGTGAGTCTCGGCTCCGGCTTCATCGTCAGTGCTGACGGCGTGATCCTGACCAACCGGCACGTGGTCGGCGATGCGGCCGACATCGACGTGAAGCTGACCGACAAGCGCCAGTTCAAGGGGCGCGTGATCGGCAGCGATCCCGTGTCCGACGTCGCGGTGATCCGCATCGACGCGCACAACCTGCCGGTCGTCGAGACCGGCGACCCCGCGCGCACGGAGGTCGGCGACTGGGTGATGGCGATCGGTTCGCCGTACGGGTTCGCGAACACGGTCACGCAGGGCATCGTCAGCGCGAAATCGCGCTCGTTGCCCGGCGAGCGCGCGATTCCGTTCATCCAGACCGACGTGCCGATCAACCCCGGTAATTCGGGCGGCCCGCTGTTCGACCTGGGCGGCCGCGTGATCGCGATCAACTCGATGATCTTCTCGAAGACGGGCGGTTATCAGGGGCTCGCGTTCGCGATCCCGATCGACATCGCGCTCGACGTGAAGGACCAGTTGCTGCGGACCGGCAAGGTCACGCGCGGCCGGCTCGGCGTGGCCGTGCAGGAAGTGAGCCAGGCGCTCGCGCGTTCGTTCGGCCTCGCGAGCCCGGACGGCGCGTTGATCACGATGGTCGAGCCGGACGGCCCGGCCGCGCATGCGGGCCTGCAGGCGGGCGACGTCGTGCTCGCGGTCGACGGCAAGCCGGTTGCCGAATCGGCGGACCTGCTCGGCACGGTCGCGGGCATGCGTGCCGGGCGGCAGGCCGACCTGCTCGTGTGGCGCGCGGGCCGGGCGATGCACGTGGTCGCGACGGTCGGCGCATTCGACAGCGGCACGGCGTCGACCGGCGGCGAGCAAGGGCCCGCGCGGTTCGGGCTCGCGCTGCGCGCGGCGACGGAACAGGAACGCCAGCGGCTCGGCGTCGGCCAGGCGCTCGTCGTCGAGCAGGCGAGCGGCCAGGCCGCCCGCGCGGGTTTGCAGCCGGGTGACATCGTGCTGTCGGTGAATGGCACGCCGGTCGCGAGCATCGGCGCGCTGATGACCGAGATCGACGCCGCGCACGGCAACGTCGCGCTGCTGGTCCAGCGCGGCGGCACGCGGCTGTATGTGCCGATCGAGATCGGGTGA
- a CDS encoding YbaB/EbfC family DNA-binding protein — protein sequence MKRMQEWGASGWLRAIVVASALAACAAPAAAQTADVPQTWIRYGQLAGQQFQAWLEADGDAADRLHRYLEARVLNASADAPPPAIVVRAWIGANGAVTRVEFASLGDPDADATLRQLLMAGGPLAEPPPPDMLQPLRVRLRLAPNPDAAAAAPASAARTP from the coding sequence ATGAAGCGAATGCAGGAGTGGGGCGCATCCGGATGGCTGCGGGCGATCGTCGTCGCATCGGCGCTGGCCGCGTGTGCCGCGCCGGCCGCCGCGCAGACGGCCGACGTGCCGCAGACGTGGATCCGTTACGGGCAGCTCGCCGGGCAGCAGTTCCAGGCGTGGCTCGAAGCGGACGGCGACGCGGCCGACCGGCTGCACCGCTATCTCGAGGCGCGCGTGCTGAACGCGAGCGCCGATGCGCCGCCGCCCGCGATCGTCGTGCGCGCGTGGATCGGCGCGAACGGCGCCGTCACGCGCGTCGAATTCGCGTCGCTGGGCGATCCGGACGCGGATGCGACGCTGCGGCAACTGCTCATGGCCGGCGGCCCGCTGGCCGAGCCGCCGCCGCCCGACATGCTGCAGCCGTTGCGCGTGCGCCTGCGGCTCGCGCCGAATCCTGACGCGGCCGCCGCCGCACCGGCGTCGGCCGCGCGCACGCCGTGA
- the tecA gene encoding type 6 secretion system effector deamidase TecA, producing the protein MQLTQLGGHVAQSGFAEKQKHAQALMYGMADINEYVSGGVCYDAAAYVRYLLRGDAMIAPGALLDTIGQHWRTRFNFETGDQWDGHASIPAGTAVGFSRGGNVFHAAIAVGGSRIRAVNGGRLGSGWMYAVDLARVLEEDAAGGFTYDRANIRVHLSRL; encoded by the coding sequence ATGCAACTGACCCAGTTAGGCGGCCATGTCGCCCAATCCGGCTTCGCCGAAAAGCAGAAACATGCGCAAGCGCTGATGTACGGCATGGCCGACATCAACGAGTACGTATCCGGCGGCGTCTGCTACGACGCCGCGGCCTATGTCCGGTACCTGCTGCGCGGCGACGCGATGATCGCGCCCGGTGCGCTGCTCGACACGATCGGTCAGCACTGGAGGACGCGGTTCAACTTCGAGACCGGCGATCAGTGGGACGGCCACGCCAGCATTCCGGCGGGAACTGCGGTCGGTTTCTCTCGCGGCGGCAATGTCTTTCATGCCGCGATCGCGGTCGGCGGCAGCCGGATCCGGGCCGTGAACGGCGGCCGTCTGGGCAGCGGATGGATGTATGCGGTCGATCTTGCCCGGGTGCTTGAGGAGGATGCGGCCGGCGGCTTTACGTACGACCGCGCGAACATCCGGGTCCACCTGTCGCGCCTGTAG
- a CDS encoding IclR family transcriptional regulator — protein MVKTTMSGAPDPAATGDDESSGGASSYLVPGLERGLRILAEFSAREPVLGAPELSKRIGIPRTTTFRLLQTLEALGFLERVNGDRYFRLGVGVLRLGFEYLNSLELTDLGAPVLERLRDSTGFSTHLLIRDQRDVVFVAKAQSNASMFGSVKVHVGTRLPAHATVHGHVLMGDLTRDALRQLYPEKRLEQFTERTPGTVDELYERVRHYARLGYAVSEAAFESGISAVTAPVRDHSGSIVAAITATVPRSEIGEAGEKERLVEAVCGAAVDLSQRLNYRPLESDPTFAHARHKVAMF, from the coding sequence ATGGTCAAGACAACGATGAGCGGTGCACCCGATCCTGCCGCTACCGGCGACGACGAATCGTCCGGCGGCGCTTCGTCCTATCTGGTGCCGGGGCTCGAACGCGGGCTGCGAATCCTCGCCGAATTCTCGGCGCGCGAGCCTGTGCTCGGCGCGCCCGAGCTGTCGAAGCGCATCGGCATCCCGCGCACGACCACGTTCCGCCTGCTGCAGACGCTCGAGGCGCTCGGTTTCCTCGAGCGCGTGAACGGCGACCGTTATTTCCGCCTCGGCGTCGGCGTGCTGCGGCTCGGCTTCGAATACCTGAACTCGCTCGAGCTGACCGATCTCGGCGCGCCCGTGCTCGAACGGCTGCGCGATTCCACCGGCTTCTCGACGCACCTGCTGATCCGCGACCAGCGCGACGTCGTGTTCGTCGCGAAGGCGCAGAGCAATGCGTCGATGTTCGGTTCGGTGAAGGTGCATGTCGGCACGCGCTTGCCGGCGCATGCGACCGTGCACGGCCACGTGCTGATGGGCGACCTGACGCGCGACGCGCTGCGCCAGCTCTATCCGGAAAAGCGGCTCGAGCAGTTCACCGAGCGCACGCCGGGCACCGTCGACGAACTGTACGAACGCGTGCGCCATTACGCGCGGCTCGGTTATGCGGTCAGCGAGGCGGCGTTCGAAAGCGGCATCTCGGCCGTGACCGCGCCCGTGCGCGATCATTCGGGCTCGATCGTCGCGGCGATCACGGCGACGGTGCCGCGCTCGGAGATCGGCGAGGCCGGCGAGAAGGAACGGCTCGTCGAAGCCGTGTGCGGCGCGGCGGTCGACCTGTCGCAGCGCCTGAACTACCGTCCGCTCGAAAGCGACCCGACGTTCGCGCACGCGCGCCACAAGGTCGCGATGTTCTGA
- a CDS encoding porin, translating into MVKHAVAAAVIGLGAVSGAWAQSSVVLYGSLDAGIAYVNNVGGHAKWAMIQGNTQPDRWGLKGKEDLGDGLSAIFQLENGFYTNNGQFATANTIWNRAAFVGLSSERYGTLTLGRQTPLSFDYLDPLSTAYLALSWYAFHPGNIDGLAATGNVPYNNSVKYRSPTYAGFSAAATLALGNTTNFSTGKSVGVALNYANGPFKASAVYSNEHDRSILIGQTGIASFQGQNTANGYIANKVENIGAGASYQFGDFLVHGLYTRTKMQSNGHSDTFQSYDAGVNYRSSAFNTIAGGAATTTLAGRRWTQVELGDIYALSKRTQLYANVLYEHGSGGAKAAFFTAGVSSTANQVIVLTGIHHSF; encoded by the coding sequence ATGGTCAAGCATGCGGTAGCAGCAGCAGTGATCGGATTGGGCGCCGTGTCGGGCGCGTGGGCACAGAGCAGCGTGGTGCTGTACGGCAGCCTGGATGCGGGCATCGCGTACGTGAACAACGTCGGCGGCCACGCGAAGTGGGCGATGATCCAGGGCAACACGCAGCCCGATCGGTGGGGCCTGAAAGGCAAGGAAGACCTCGGCGACGGCCTGTCGGCGATCTTCCAGCTCGAAAACGGCTTCTATACGAACAACGGCCAGTTCGCGACCGCGAACACGATCTGGAACCGCGCGGCATTCGTCGGCCTCAGCTCGGAGCGCTACGGCACGCTGACGCTCGGCCGCCAGACGCCGCTGTCGTTCGACTATCTCGATCCGCTCAGCACGGCCTACCTCGCGCTGAGCTGGTACGCATTCCACCCCGGCAACATCGACGGACTCGCCGCGACCGGCAACGTGCCGTACAACAATTCGGTGAAGTACCGTTCGCCGACCTACGCGGGCTTCTCGGCCGCGGCGACGCTGGCGCTCGGCAACACGACGAACTTCTCGACCGGCAAGTCGGTCGGCGTCGCGCTGAACTATGCGAACGGGCCGTTCAAGGCGTCGGCCGTCTACTCGAACGAACACGACCGCTCGATCCTGATCGGCCAGACGGGCATCGCTTCGTTCCAGGGGCAGAACACCGCGAACGGCTATATCGCGAACAAGGTCGAGAACATCGGCGCGGGCGCGTCGTACCAGTTCGGCGACTTCCTCGTGCACGGCCTCTACACGCGCACGAAGATGCAGTCGAACGGCCATTCGGATACGTTCCAGAGCTATGACGCAGGCGTGAACTACCGCAGCAGCGCGTTCAACACGATCGCGGGCGGCGCGGCGACCACGACGCTGGCCGGCCGCCGCTGGACGCAGGTCGAGCTCGGCGACATCTATGCGCTGTCGAAGCGCACGCAGCTCTATGCGAACGTGTTGTATGAACACGGTTCGGGCGGCGCGAAGGCCGCGTTCTTCACGGCCGGCGTATCGAGCACCGCGAACCAGGTGATCGTGCTCACCGGGATTCACCACTCGTTCTGA